From one Cucurbita pepo subsp. pepo cultivar mu-cu-16 chromosome LG17, ASM280686v2, whole genome shotgun sequence genomic stretch:
- the LOC111778600 gene encoding eukaryotic peptide chain release factor subunit 1-3-like gives MADGHETDKNIEIWKIKKLIKALEAARGNGTSMISLIMPPRDQISRVTKMLGDEFGTASNIKSRVNRQSVLGAITSAQQRLKLYSKVPPNGLVLYTGTIVTEDGKEKKVTIDFEPFRPINASLYLCDNKFHTEALNELLESDDKFGFIVMDGNGTLFGTLSGNTREVLHKFSVDLPKKHGRGGQSALRFARLRMEKRHNYVRKTAELATQFFINPATSQPNVAGLILAGSADFKTELSQSDMFDPRLQTKILNVVDVSYGGENGFNQAIELSSEILSNVKFIQEKRLIGKYFEEISQDTGKYVFGVDDTLKALEMGAVEILIVWENLDINRYVLKNASTGEIVIKHLNKEQEANQSNFRDSVTSAELEVQEKVALLEWFANEYKQFGCTLEFVTNKSQEGSQFCRGFGGIGGILRYQLDMRSFDELSDGEEYGDSE, from the coding sequence ATGGCTGACGGTCATGAAACTGATAAGAACATTGAAATATGGAAAATTAAGAAGTTGATTAAAGCACTTGAAGCTGCTAGAGGAAATGGGACTAGTATGATATCTCTCATCATGCCTCCGCGTGATCAAATATCTCGTGTTACTAAGATGCTTGGTGATGAATTTGGAACTGCTTCGAACATTAAGAGCAGGGTGAATCGCCAATCTGTTTTGGGTGCTATCACATCTGCTCAGCAGAGACTCAAGCTGTATAGCAAAGTTCCTCCGAATGGGCTTGTGCTTTATACTGGGACTATCGTGACTGaagatggaaaagaaaagaaagtcaCTATTGATTTTGAACCTTTCAGACCTATAAATGCATCTCTGTATCTCTGTGACAATAAGTTCCATACGGAAGCCCTGAATGAACTTTTAGAATCTGATGACAAGTTTGGCTTCATTGTCATGGATGGTAATGGAACACTCTTTGGTACATTGAGTGGTAACACACGTGAGGTTCTTCACAAATTTAGTGTTGACCTTCCTAAGAAACATGGAAGAGGAGGTCAATCAGCACTTAGGTTTGCCCGTCTTCGGATGGAGAAGCGGCACAACTATGTCAGGAAAACAGCAGAGCTTGCAACCCAGTTCTTTATTAATCCTGCCACTAGTCAGCCTAATGTTGCAGGATTGATACTGGCTGGATCAGCCGACTTCAAAACAGAGCTCAGTCAATCAGACATGTTTGATCCTCgtcttcaaacaaaaatacttAATGTAGTTGATGTGTCTTATGGAGGAGAAAATGGATTTAATCAGGCCATTGAACTGTCCTCCGAGATCTTGTCTAATGTAAAATTTATACAGGAGAAGCGCTTGATTGGAAAATACTTTGAAGAGATTAGCCAGGACACGGGGAAATATGTTTTTGGTGTTGATGACACACTGAAAGCTCTGGAGATGGGCGCTGTTGAGATACTCATTGTTTGGGAAAATTTGGATATCAACAGGTATGTTTTAAAGAATGCTTCCACTGGTGAGATTGTTATAAAGCACTTGAATAAGGAACAGGAGGCCAATCAGAGCAACTTCCGTGACTCCGTCACCTCTGCCGAGTTGGAGGTTCAAGAAAAGGTGGCCTTGCTGGAATGGTTTGCAAACGAGTACAAACAGTTTGGTTGCACACTTGAGTTCGTCACCAACAAATCACAGGAAGGATCACAGTTCTGCAGGGGTTTTGGTGGTATTGGAGGAATTCTTCGTTACCAGCTTGACATGAGATCGTTTGATGAGCTATCTGATGGGGAAGAGTACGGTGATTCTGAATAG